GGAGAACCCCCGGGTGGGCCTCGGACACGCGCGCCTCATCGTGCGCCACCACCGCCATCCGGTGGGGCTGGAGGCGGTCTGCGCGAAGGCGGCCTTCGCGGCGGATGGCGGGGTGAGGCGCTGGCTGGTGCGCAACCCGCAGCTGCCCGGAGGGCTCTTCCGGCGCCTCTGGAGCACCCGGCGGCTGATGGAGCTGCACAAGGTGATGGCGGACCGGGACATCCCCGAGGGCACGCGCCGCACGGCGCGGGAGCTGCTGCGCCAGCGCTTCAACAGCGGCCCGTCCGAGGAGAAGGTGGAGTTGATTCTCCACACGGAAGGCCGCTGCCTGCTGTCGCTCTCGGGCCTGCCCGTGGACGGCAAGACGGCCTCGCTCCTGTGTGGGCGGCCCTACCGCTCCTCGCTGCTCATCCAGAACATCGCCCGGTGGACCGCGGCGCCACCCGCCTTGATTGCCCACCTGCTGAAACAAGATGCCGTGAGGCAACAGCCGCAACTGCGCATGCTCCTGGCCCGGCACCCCCACGCCCCCGCGGACGCACGCCAGAACGAGCGCTGAAAGCGCGCCAGTGCAAGTGTTTGCCCAAACCGAGCCGGGCCATCCGGTACCATGGCACCGCAGCACCCACCCCGTGTCCATGAAACTGGAGCGTGTCATGAAGCTGGCCGTCAAGATGCTCTTTGCCCTGTCTACGATTGCGCTGACCGCGTGCGGAACCCCACCCGGCATGGGAGGCGCCCCGGAAGGCGAGGCTCCCCCCACCACCCAGCAGGAACTCTCGCAGGACATGGGCACGCTCGCGGCCTATGACTGTTCGGTGAGCATCCAGTGCGCGGATGGCAGCTCCCGCTCCTGCAATGGCTCCTCGGGCGCCTGTTCGGCCAGCTCCAGCGGCACGGGAAGCGTGACGTGCAACGGCAATGTGACTTCCTGTGGCCTCGCCCTCTGCACGTGCAATGCGGATGGCTGCTGCGGCAGCCGCTGCCTCGCCGACCCGGACTGCCCGGGCGGAGGAACCTGTCAGCAGGGCGCCGCGTGTACCACCAGCACCCAGTGTGGCACCAACGGCACGTGCCGCTTGGGGCGCTGCATGTGCCTCATGGAGCCGAGTCCCATCCCGTAAGCGTTCCCGCGCGCTCCGGCTTCCTACATCCCCGGAGAGCCGGCCTCCTTGGCTGCACCACGGTTCCGAACCGCTGCTGCTCGACCACGATGTTCTGCTGCGTCTGGACCTCCGATGCGCAGACCCCGGCCTGCGGCTACCCGGTGTAATTGAGCCCACACGGTGTGGGAGGCCCTTGAACCTTCAGGGGCCTCCCGCCTCTGTGAAATGTTTCATACCTGAGAAACAACCCCAGTCCGGTAAATAGAAATCTTTCCAGGCGAACGGGGGCTTTCTTTGATTGCGACAAAAATGAGCGGCGCATGGGTGGCCGGAATGCTCGCGCTGCTGGGAGCATGCGCGCAGCCTGGGGACCGGGACACGGCTCCGGAAGGCGCTCCGGAGCGCCCCACCCAGCAGGCCTTGAGCCTGACAGGGGTGCAGGTGAAGGACATCAACACCCGCCCGGTCCGGTTCCCCTCGCTCCAGTCTGGCGCCGTGGCGCTTCCGGATGGCACCTCCCTCTTGGCCGCCAGTGACGGGCTCTCCGGTGAGGAATTGTGGCGGAGCAATGGAAGCGAGACGGGCTCCTCGCTCGTGAAGGACATCGCCCCGGGGCTGGCCAGCTCGATTCCCAGATTCCTGACGAAGGTGGGAGGCACGGTCTTCTTCGCGGCCCGGAGCGAAGGCGCCAGTGACTTCGCGGTAGAGGAACTCTGGAAGACCGACGGCACCCCTGCCGGGACCGTCCGGGTCAAGCGCCTGCCCAAGGCCGGTGAGTCGGATCAGATCGCCGCCGTGGTTCAGGCCAACGGCACCGTGTACTTCATCTATGACCACGGCTACGTGGCGCAGCTCTGGCAGAGCGATGGCACCGAGGCAGGCACCGTGCCCGTGCAGAACCTGGCCCTCCCTTATGAAGACCTCCAGTTGCTCGCCGTGGGCAACACCGTGTTCTTCACCACGCGGGATGCGCAGCGCCGGGGGGAGCTGTGGAAGCTGGCGGAAGCGGGCCCCCAGCGGCTCCTGACGTTCACGCGCAGCCCCTTCTCCCATGCACCCGAACTCTTGGCCGGCGTGGGCAACACGCTCTTCCTCGCCGTGGACAAGACGCTCTGGAGGAGTGACGGAACCCTCGGCGGTACCACCGCCGTGACCACGCTCTCCACCCGGATCTCGGAGATGGTGGCCTTCAATGGCTCCCTGTTCTTCGTGGGCGCTCCAGGACTCTGGAAGAGCGACGGTACATCCGCGTCCCTCGTCCACACCTTCGAAGGCAAGGTGGGCCCCTTCGCCACGCTGGACGGAGCGCTCGTCTTCGCCGGCACCACCGCCTCGTTTGGCACGGAGCTGTGGACGAGCGATGGCACGGCGGCGGGTACCCACCTGCTGAAGGATCTGGTCCCGGGCCCCGAGGGCTCCGCGCTCCAGGAGCTCACCGTCTGGAACGGGGGGCTCTACTTCACCGCCTCCACGTCCCTGGACAACCGTAGCCTGTGGCGCAGCGACGGCACGGCGGCGGGCACCCTCGCGCTCAAGGCCTGGGCCGAGACGGAGGACTTCTTCTCCGCCAAGCCGCACCACCTCACCCCCGTGGGCAGCGCCCTGCTCTTCTCCGTGCCCGAGTTCCCCGAAGACCGCTTTCCACACCTCACCTGGAGGACGGTGGGCACGGCCAAGGGAACCCGGGAGATGGCCGGCGCGTGGGCGGGGACGCGCCCGTCCCAGACCCGCCCCCAGCCGCTGGGCACCGTGGGCGCCAGCGTCTACTTCGCCGCGAGCGACGGCACCCCTGGCGAGACGCTCTGGAGGAGCGATGGCTCGCCCACCGGGACCGTGCCGCTCCGGACGTTCGCGCAGCTCGGCTCGGGCCAGCGCTCCTGGAGTGAGCCCCGGGACGCCGTGCGGGTGGGCGAGGCCCTCTTCTTCAAGGCGGATGATGGGGCGCATGGCTTCGAGCTGTGGAAGAGCGATGGCACCGGCTTCGGAACGGTCCTCGTCAAGGACATCGAGCCGGGCCCGGCCTCCTCCTCCCTGGGGGACTTCGCCGAATGGAATGGCGTGTTGTTCTTCACCGCCGATGACTCGCTTACCGGACCGGCGCTCTGGCGCAGCGATGGAACCGGGGTGGGCACCTTCCCCGTCAAGGCGGGGGACTTCAATGATCTCACGGTGATGAACGGCACCCTCTACCTGAGCGCGCCCTCGGGGACGAGCGGGGCGGCACTCTGGAAGAGCGACGGAACGCCCGAGGGGACCGTCCTGGTGAAAGCCCCCATCGAAGGCGCCTACTCCTACTTCTCGAACCTCGTGAACGTGG
This is a stretch of genomic DNA from Stigmatella aurantiaca. It encodes these proteins:
- a CDS encoding ELWxxDGT repeat protein; amino-acid sequence: MSGAWVAGMLALLGACAQPGDRDTAPEGAPERPTQQALSLTGVQVKDINTRPVRFPSLQSGAVALPDGTSLLAASDGLSGEELWRSNGSETGSSLVKDIAPGLASSIPRFLTKVGGTVFFAARSEGASDFAVEELWKTDGTPAGTVRVKRLPKAGESDQIAAVVQANGTVYFIYDHGYVAQLWQSDGTEAGTVPVQNLALPYEDLQLLAVGNTVFFTTRDAQRRGELWKLAEAGPQRLLTFTRSPFSHAPELLAGVGNTLFLAVDKTLWRSDGTLGGTTAVTTLSTRISEMVAFNGSLFFVGAPGLWKSDGTSASLVHTFEGKVGPFATLDGALVFAGTTASFGTELWTSDGTAAGTHLLKDLVPGPEGSALQELTVWNGGLYFTASTSLDNRSLWRSDGTAAGTLALKAWAETEDFFSAKPHHLTPVGSALLFSVPEFPEDRFPHLTWRTVGTAKGTREMAGAWAGTRPSQTRPQPLGTVGASVYFAASDGTPGETLWRSDGSPTGTVPLRTFAQLGSGQRSWSEPRDAVRVGEALFFKADDGAHGFELWKSDGTGFGTVLVKDIEPGPASSSLGDFAEWNGVLFFTADDSLTGPALWRSDGTGVGTFPVKAGDFNDLTVMNGTLYLSAPSGTSGAALWKSDGTPEGTVLVKAPIEGAYSYFSNLVNVDGTLFFSVGDGEGDVQLWKSDGTAGGTVPVQTGFECIESLYPQSLNGVLFFIGCDATHGYELWRSDGTTAGTMLLKDIQPGPGNSLPHALTRVGPALLFVAYDEAHGLELWRTDGTQAGTQLLVEMVPGVGNGILFTEDHPFSLMGMEDRQRAVFAGTEGTGGVELWQTDGTLAGTFRRAEIAAGATSSSPNAFTLLGDRLFFMAGDAAHGREPRFLAFPRELGTATGTAVAEGSTCTALPQVTPSCTYNALAPDASFSWTAPASGTFVFTTEGSGYDTSLELSDPTSGGSLGCNDDTQDSLQSSVTRTVSAGQTLLITIDGYDAECGPFRLGIRRLP